Proteins encoded in a region of the Quercus lobata isolate SW786 chromosome 8, ValleyOak3.0 Primary Assembly, whole genome shotgun sequence genome:
- the LOC115955466 gene encoding uncharacterized protein LOC115955466 — protein sequence MFKEPSQKDGIKQSLEQTSNNKTSEVIDTKPFPHTNNDPSDPPTNNVDTTTETLENYEIKKRADQTSDKNTFQILDTKPLTNANNDASGSKQEDNDDAIPSMSSASNVEDAEPNDDNLFLQDLINHRRATKQKSSTKKKLQRCK from the exons ATGTTTAAGGAACCATCGCAAAAGGATGGAATCAAGCAAAGTCTAGAACAAACTTCTAACAACAAAACATCTGAAGTTATTGATACAAAACCATTCCCACACACAAATAATGATCCAAGTGATCCACCCACAAATAATGTTGATACCACAACA GAAACATTGgagaattatgaaatcaagaaaagagCAGATCAAACTTCAGACAAAAACACATTTCAAATTCTTGATACAAAACCATTAACAAATGCAAATAACGATGCAAGTGGATCAAAACAAGAAGACAATGATGATGCCATCCCATCAATGAGTTCTGCCTCTAATGTTGAAGATGCGGAACCAAATGACGATAACCTGTTCCTTCAAGATCTGATCAATCATCGAAGAGctacaaaacaaaagtcatcaacGAAGAAGAAGCTTCAAAGATGCAAATGA